In the Brevundimonas sp. LM2 genome, CGCGCTCGGGTCCGGCGCGGCGGCAGGCGCTTTACGACACCGGCCTGGCCATGGGTCTGTCCGACAAGGTTGTGGCCCTGTTCTACGAGTCGGTCCTGCATGAGGCGACGTCGGCCATCTGGCTGGAGCGCTGCCGGACCCAGGTGCGGCGGTCGCTGGAGGTGCTGGAGGCCCGCCGTTCCCCGATCACCGGCGCCTGGCTGTCAGGGACCCTGTCCCATGCCGACATCGCCCTGGGCTGTGCCGTGCTGCATGCCCGGGCGGCCCTGACGACGGCGATGCTGCCGGGACTGGCGTGGGAGACCTGGCCGGGCCTGATCGCCCATGCCGGGCGTTGCCAGGACCTGCCGGTGTTCCAGGCCGTCCACCAGCCCTTCACCGGGCCGTCCGGGCGGTAGGGCAGGGAACGGGGCCCTGTGGGCGACGTTCGGCTTCCAACCTTCTGAAGGAGCCTTCGCGATGAAGACCATTCTGACCTTGTCGGCTGTGACCGGCGCGACCCTGTTGCTCGGCGCCTGCGCCACCACCGACGGTTACGCCTCGCGCTGCGAGCGGGACTATGCGGAGAATCAGCGCTACGCCACCGCCAGCGGGGCGGCGCTGGGGGCCCTGGCCGGGGCGGCCATCGCCGGCGACGGCAACCGCGAGCAGGGGGCGGCGATCGGGGCGCTGGCCGGCGGCCTGCTGGGCAATCAGCTGTCGGAGCGCGACGACCCCTGCGGCTACGGCTTCGGCGGCTATAATCGCGACGGCCGCTATGGCTATGAGCGGGTGCCGCAGCGGGGCGACTACGGCTACTACCCGGGTCCCCGCCGCTACTAGATGACCGCATGGATCGCCGGCGCGGGTTTGGTCTAGAAGGCCGAATGTTCCTGCGATTCTGCCTGCTTCTGGTCGTGTTCGTTGGCGGCTGCGCGACTCACCCGGGCACGGTGGATCACGTCCGGTTCGCCGCCGATCGATCGTTCGTTTCCGTACAGACCGATGCCGGGGTCGTGCGCGGCGTGCAGGGCGCGGGGACCCGCGCTTTCTTGGGGGTGCCCTATGCCGCGCCGCCCATCGGGGATCTGCGCTGGCGAGGACCGCGCGCCCCGGAGCCCTGGACCGGTGTCCGCGACGCGACGCGCATCGGTTCGGACTGCACCCAGGCCCTGGGGCGCGAGGCGATCCTGGGCGGGGGCGGCGGGCTGGTGGTGGGGTCCGAGGACTGTCTGTTCGTCAACATCTATGGACCCGTCCCGGATCACGTCCGGGATGACAAGGCCCTGAAGCCGGTCATGGTCTATCTGCACGGCGGAGCCTTCACCATCGGGGCGGGGGCCAACTACGACCCCAGCCGGCTGGCGGTGGAGCAGGACCGGGTCGTCGTCACGGTCAATTTCCGGCTCGGGGCCCTGGGGTGGCTGGCGCTGCCGACGTTCGGGTCGGAAGGCGAGGGCGTGGGCGGCAACTGGGGCCTGATGGACCAGCAGGCGGCGCTGCGCTGGGTCCAGGCCAATATCGCGGCCTTCGGCGGCGACCCCGGGGACGTGACCCTGTTCGCCGAGAGTTCGGGGGCGTGGAGCGCCTGCTATCTGATGGCGTCTCCGGGGTCGGAGGGGCTGTATCACCGCGTGATCCTGCAGAGCGGACCCTGTCTGGAGCCCTCGTCGCTGAACGCGGCGGCGGACCAGGCCGGGCCGGGCGCGTCGTTCGCCGCCAATCTGGGATGTCCGGGGCCGGATGCGGCCGCGTGCCTGCGCCGGACGCCCGCCTGGCGGATCGCGCGCGGGGCCTCGACGCGGTCGGGGATCAACGGGCCGGGATCCTGGGGGCCCGTGTACGGCGACGCCCTGGTGCCGCTGAGCCCGCCCGAGGCCTTCGCACAGGGGGCCTTCACCCGGGTGCCGGTGATCGTCGGATCGAACACCGACGAGGGACGGCTGTTCGCCGTCGAGGTGCGCGACATGGATCGCTACGCGAAGGAGACGCACTGGCTGTACGGCGAGGCCGGCGCGCGGGCGCTGGACCGCTATCCGGTCGGGGCCGAGGGACCGGCCGCGACGATCGCCCAGAGCTTCACCGACAGCCGGTTCGCCTGTCCGGCCGATGCCCTGCGGCGGCTGCTGGCGCGGCACGTGCCCGTGCACGGCTATGAGTTCGCGGACCGGGCGGTGCCCTTCATCCTGCCGGACTGGGTCACGGGTCTGGACATGGGGGCCTATCACGCCAGCGAGCTGGCCTCTGTGTTCGGGACGTCGTGGATCTTCACCGACACCCGGCGCTGGACCCCGGCCCAGCGGTCTTTGTCCGACCGCATGATGGGCCTCTGGGCCGGCCTCGGTCACGATCCGGACTTCGAGACCCGCTGGCCGAAGGTGTCGGACGGTGGCGGGCCGGTCCTGGTGTTCGACCCGACCGGCGACCGGGTCGATGCCACCTTCCACGACCGGCATCAGTGCGGCTTCTGGGGCGGGACGGCGCTGGGGCCGGCGGAGCCTAGCTGAAGATCACTTCGACGCCCGGCTTGACGGCCTTGGCCAGCTGTTCGGCGCTCCAGTTGGTCAGACGGACGCAGCCGCTGGAAGCGGTCTTGGCGATCTTGGACGGCTCGGGCGTGCCGTGGATGCCGTAGGTGTCGCGCGACAGGTCGATCCAGACCGAGCCGACGGGATTGTTCGGCCCGGCGGGGACCACCACCCGCTTGTCGCCCCGGTCGTAGCTGACCCGGCTGGGGTCGTAGGTGTAGTTGGGTTCCGGCGCGACGCCGACGACGGTCAGGCGACCCGTGGGGGCCGGGCGGGCCGTGCTGCCGACGGTGGCGGGATAGAAGGCCAGCAGGGTGCCGTCTTCGCCGAAGGCGCGCAGCGAGCCTTCGGCCTTGTCGATGGCGATGCGGGTGACGGCGGCGGGCAGGGGCTGCTCGGCCACGGCGGGCACGACGAGCGTCTGGCCCGCCTGGGCGAAATTCACCCCGGGGTTCAGCGCCGTCAGCAGGCCCTCGGTGACGTGGAACCGCTCGGCCAGCATTTCCAGCGGCGTGCGGTAGGAGAGGGCGTTCAGCTCGCTCTGGGCCACGAGGTCGGTCGGGATATTGGGCTCGAACGGCCCGGCGATGTCGGCCGCGGTGATGGCATAGGTCGTCATGACCGTGCCGGCGCCCTGGATCAGCCGGGCGAATACCTGATCGTCCAGCTTGCCGTCGACCGGCAGACCGTTCGCCTCTTCGAAGGCCGCCACGGCCTGGGACGTGTTGTCGCCGCCCAGCCCGTCGATGGCTCCGGGGGAAAAGCGGGCGCGCTCCAGCAGGATCTGCGCCCGGATGATCTCGGGGCGGGGCGGGGTGGTCGCGGCCGCGGCCGCCCCTTCGTCGCCGGGGGCGGTCGGCGCCTGCGCGCTGGCGGCGGCGCCAGCGGGCGCGGCCGGGTCCTCCGCCGGCGTCCAGACGGCGCGTTCGATCGCCTGGGCGGACAGGGGTCCGGAGGCCCCGGCCGGGGCGCTGGCCTGGGTCGGCGGCGTCGTGGGCGGACTCTGGGCCGGTTCGGGCGTGTCGCAGGCCGAGAGGGCGACGGAGGCGAGCAGGGCGGAGGCAAGCGACAGGCGGATCATCAACACAACTCTCAGGACTGGACTGAGCCAACCCCCAGCCGCCTTGACCGTTCCGCGAGACCGCGATCGCGACGAGGGAACGGTTGCGCGCGGGCGGCAAATCGGTGTGTAGGTCAGGACCAACGTTAGGATCTCGGTAACCCTATGCGGCGCGCGCTTCACATCGGTCTGTTCATCGGCACGCTGATCGGGGTCTCGGCCTGCGCGACGGCCGACGGGGCGGGCGGTTCGCCGCGTGGGGCCTATGGCTCGGTCGAGGCCGGCCGGACCGGCTGATCCTCCCGCCCAAGGAAATCATGGCGAAAGCGGCCGTCTTCGGCTAACGATGGGGGGCGGACGCCGACTGTCGCGCCGCGCCGGTTCTGCTTCCCCTCAAGATGTTACTCATCGCCATCGTCGTCGTTCTGCTCCTCGTGGTGCTCAACGGCCTGTTCGCCGCGACCGAGATGGCGGTCGTCTCCTCCCGGAAATCCAAGCTCCAGAGCCGCGCCGAACGCGGTGACCGCGGCGCGCGGGCGGCGCTGAAGCTGTCGGAAGACCCGACCCATTTCCTGTCCGCCGTCCAGGTCGGCATCACCTTGATCGGCATTCTGGCCGGTGCCTATGGTCAGGCCGCGATCGCGGGTGAGCTGGACCTGATCCTCGAGGCCGCCTTTCCCGCCCTGGCGGCCTATACCGAGATCTTCTCGACCCTGCTGGTGGTCATCTGCATCACCTATGTGTCGCTGATCGTCGGCGAGCTGGTGCCCAAGCGGCTGGCGCTGATCTTCCCCGAATCGATCGCGGCCAAGATGGCCGCCCCGATCTCGACCGTGGCGATCGTGCTGCATCCGTTCGTGGTCCTGCTGACCGCCTCGACCTCGGGCATCCTGAAGATCATGGGCGTCAGGGATCGCGACGGGTCCGACGTCACCCAGGAGGAGGTCGAGACCATGATCGCCGAGGGTACCTCCGCCGGTCTGATCGAGCCCGAGGAGCAGACCATGATCGAAGAGATCCTGCGTCTGGGGGATCGCCCGATCCGGGTCGCCATGACGCCGCGCCACGAGGTGTTCTGGGTCGCCCTGGACGACTCCGAGGCGGTCCTGCGCGAGGAGGTCCGCACCTGTCCGTATTCGCGCATCGTCGTGGCGCGCGAGAACGACGTCGATAATCCGCTGGGCGTCGTTCACAAGAAGGATCTTCTGGACAGCCTGCTGGACAACGGCGAGTTCAATATCGAGAAGCACGTCCAGACCCCGGCCTTCATCCCTCAGTCGACCTCGGTGCTGAAGGCGCTGGAAATCCTCAAGGCGTCGAAGGTCCACATGGCCTTCCTGGTCGACGAATTCGGCGCGTTCGAGGGCGTGGTCACGGCCACCGATCTGCTGGAGATGATCGCCGGCGACTTCGACGAGGGACACGACGCCAAGGAAGCCCTGATCCGCATGCGCGAGGACGGCAGCTGGCTGGTCGACGGCCAGACCGATCTGGACGAGCTGGCCGACGAACTGGGCGAGGACTTCGGGGAAGCCGAAGGCTTCCACACGGTCGCCGGGCTGGTGCTGCACCACCTGTCGCGCGTGCCGGACGAGGGCGAGATCCTGCAACTGGGCCGGTTCGAGGTCGAGGTCGTGGACATGGACGACCGTCGGATCGACAAGCTGATCTTCAAGCAGCTGGTCAAGGCCGAGGACGAGCGAGACGCCGTCGCGGCCCACCACGATCACTGACGGAGCGGCCGCCTATTCGACCAGACGCACCGCGTTGATCGAGGCGGCGATCCCGGTGAAGGCCGCTTCCAGCGAGGTCGCGTCGGTGGCGTCGAAATAGTGATCGCTGTCGCTGGCGCAGTCGCTCAGCAAGGTTTGGGCGGCCTCTGTATCGACGGCCAGGCCGACCGTGAAGATCTCGATTTCCTTGCTCTTCGCATAGGCGCAGATGCTGGCGACATCGTCATTGGTCGCCCTCTTCTGCGTCGCCGCCGTTGCGGCGTTGGTGGACAGCGTCAGGTGGCGACCATCGCCGGGGTTAAAACGAAGGGTGTTCTCCCCGTCCGTCATCAGCACCAGGATCTTGCGGGGCGCGCGGTTGCCGGGGCTGTACGCCGCGCCCTCGATGAAGGGCTGTGTCGGCGACAGGACGTTCACCCCCCAGATCAAGCCGGACGGAATGTGGGTTTCCGGTCGGTAAGACCCCACGTTGACCACGAGGTTGTCGATGGTGGTCAGCACCGTCGCCTTCTGATCCGTCAGGGTCTGGATCGGATTGAGGCAGGTCTGACTGGTGCCCAGGAAGCCCTTGTAGACTGTTTCGGGGCGGGTGTCGTTCAGACGCAGCGTGCCGGTGTTGCGGGAATAGACGCAGCCGTACCAGCTATAGCGGGTCGTGACGGGGCTGCCGCCCCCCGTGCAGCTTTCCCGGGTCTGCGCCGGGGTGACGGGGGTGGTTCTGCAGGTCTGCGGCGTGGTCCAGCAGGCATAGGATTCCGGCACCCCATCCTTGAAACGGGTGCATGTGCCGCGCACGCCGCCGGTGCAGGTCGTGGTGGTGACGGGCACCTGGGTGCAGACCCGGGGTGACGGCGTGGACGTGGACGAATAGTCAGGCGGAACGCTGATCCAGGACGCGGATCGGTTGCTGGTGCCGACGTTGACGTATTCCGCATAGGGGACCACCCCGAACTTCACATTGTCGACGTCCGTGGTCATCAGGGCGTTCGTCAGAATACGGGCCGAGGACTTAAGGGCGTTGATCCGCGTCGTGGAACCGGCCGAGGCCGACATCGACCATGTATTGTCCAGCACCATGACCAGTTCGACGCCGTCGGCGGCCCCGCGCTCGGCGACAGCATCGACCACCAGCGGCAGACGCGGAATGTTGAAGACGCTGCCGAACAGCGTGTCGACCTCGCCCGTCAGCACCGCCTGCAGGCGTTGACCGGGCTCCTGGGTCACGGCGACCGTGTAGCCCGCGTTGATCCGTTGGCCGCCCTGGTTCAGGTTCGGTTCGAGGTATTGGGTGACGAGGGTCTCCAGCGCGTCGAGCTCCTGGATCCCCGAAGCGGCGCCCGCGAGAACCGCGGCGTCGACGGCATCTTGAGTGACGGAGCGCAGGGCCTGATAGCGAGAGAGATCGATCCCGAAGCCGACCAGCAGGATGATCGCGGGTGCGACGAGCGCGAAGATCAAGGCGACATTGCCCCGTCGATCTTTCAAGAGCCGCCGCAGAGTTCCAAATTTCGAGAGGACACGGAGCAAGGCAGGGCCCCCATTTTTGAGGCCTTCTTCATACGGGTCCGAGGTTAAGAACGCCTTTCTCCGACGCGCCGGGTCCGGAGGCCCGATCCGGGCGCTGCCCGGTCTTGCTTCGACGGTCGCCGCTTGCTAAAGCCCCCGCTCTGGCGAAGCCAACGCGCCTGAGGGTTCGCCCCTCCGGCGCGTTTTAGTTTTGTCCGGACATAGGAGTTTAGCTCAGCTGGTAGAGCACCGGTCTCCAAAACCGGGGGTCGTGGGTTCGAATCCCCCAACTCCTGCCATTTCCCCCCTGTCCTCGCAGCCTGGGCTTCCCCATCTGCGGGGACAGGACCGAATATCGAAACGAGACCCTTAAGGCGATCATGGCCAAGCCCCAGTTCCCCGGCCGTCGCACCGGCAACCCGGCCGCCCGGGCCAAGCCGCAGATCGCGAACGCCGCCGCCGCCTCGACCGTGACCTTGGACGCCCCCGCGCCCAAGAAGCGGACCTCGCCCGGCCAGTTCATCAATCAGGTGCAGGCCGAGGCCAAGAAGATCGTCTGGCCCAGCCGCAAGGAGACCTGGATCACCTCGGTCATGGTGTTCATCATGGTCGCCATCGCGGTCGTCTTCTTCTGGGCCGTCGACACCGCCCTGGGCTGGCTGTCGACCATCATCCTCGCCATCGGCCAATAATCAACAAGGAGACGCGCCCATGACGGATGCAGCGCCCGACACCAAAGTCGCCTCGAACCCGCGGCACAAGTGGTACATCGTCCACGCCTATTCGAACTTCGAGAAGAAGGTCGCCCAGCATATCCGCGACCAGGCCAAGCAGCGTGATCTGGAGGAATGCTTCTCCGAGATCCTGGTGCCGACCGAGGACGTCGTCGAGATCCGCCGCGGCCGCAAGGTCAACTCGGAGCGCAAATTCTTCCCCGGCTACGTCCTGGTGAAGATGGAGCTGACCGACGACGCCTATCACCTGGTCAAGGATACGCCCAAGGTCACGGGCTTCCTGGGTGCCGCGGGCGGCACCAAGCCGCTGCCGGTCAGTGAGCGCGAAGTCCAGGCCATCATCGGGGCCGTGGAAGAGGGCGTCGAGCGTCCGAAGCCCACGATCCGCTTCGACATCGGCGAGACCGTCAAGGTCATCGACGGACCCTTCGCCAGCTTCGACGGCCAGGTGGAGAGCGTCGACGAGGACGCCGCCCGCCTGCGCGTCGCCGTGTCGATCTTCGGCCGGCCGACGCCGGTGGATCTGGAATACAGCCAGGTCGAGAAGAACGCGGCTTAAGCAGGAGGGGCGGTCTCCCTCCCCTTGCGGGGGAGGGGTGTCGCGAAGCGACGGGGTGGGGGCGGCTCGGCGACGAGCCGCCTTTTTGCTGGTCGGAGTCCGGGTCGCCCGGCCGCCCCCGCCCGGTCTCCGCTGCGCTTCGACCACCCTCCCCGAACGGGGAGGGAGAGGCGCATTGCCTCCCTTAGCCGCCTCTGCTACACGCGCGCCTCCCGTGGCTCCGGCCTCGGGACAAATCCGTGGGAGGCAGCCATGCCGCACCACGGCTCACCGGTCCCGACTAGCGTCGGGGTCATTCACAGGAGAGACCAATGGCCAAGAAGATTCTGGGCTATATCAAGCTGCAGGTGCCGGCCGGTTCGGCCACGCCTTCCCCCCCGATCGGGCCCGCACTGGGTCAACGGGGCGTGAACATCATGGGCTTCGTCAAGGAGTTCAACGCGCGCACCGAGAAGGAAGTGAAGGGCACGCCCCTGCCGACCGTGATCACTGTCTATCAGGACAAGAGCTTCACCTTCGTCACCAAGACCCCGCCGGCCACCCACTACATCAAACAGGCCGTGGGCATCACCTCGGGCGCCAAGCTGACGGGCCGCGAGACGGTCGGTTCGATCACCCGCACCCAGCTGCGCGAGATCGCCGAGAAGAAGATGAAGGACCTTAACGCCAACGATCTGGATGCCGCCGCGCGCATCATCGAAGGTTCCGCCAAGGCCATCGGCCTGAACATTGTGGAGGCCTGACCATGAGCAAGCCCACCAAGCGTATGAAGGCGTTCAACGCCGACACCCTGGCCCTGATGACCGTCTCCGACGCCATTGCGGCCGTGAAGGCCAATGCCTCGGCCAAGTTCGACGAGTCGATCGAGATCGCCGTCAACCTGGGCGTCGATCCCCGCCATGCCGACCAGCAGGTCCGTGGCGTGGTCAACCTGCCGTCCGGCACCGGCCGTGACGTTCGCGTCGCCGTCTTCGCCAAGGACGCCAAGGCTGCTGAAGCCCTGGCCGCCGGCGCCGACATCGTGGGCGCCGAGGATCTGTACGAGAAGATCAACGGCGGCTTCATGGACTTCGACCGCGTCATCGCGTCCCCGGACATGATGGCCCTGGTCGGTCGTCTGGGTAAGGTGCTGGGCCCGCGCGGCCTGATGCCGAACCCCAAGGTCGGCACCGTGACCCCGAACGTCGCCCAGGCCGTCAAGGACGCCAAGGGCGGTGCGGTCGAGTTCCGCGTCGAGAAGGCCGGTATCGCTCACGGCGGCATCGGCAAGGCCTCCTTTACCCAGGAAGCCCTCGAGGCCAACGTCCGCGCCTATGTCGACGCCCTGCAACGCGCCCGTCCGACCGGCGCCAAGGGCACCTACGTCAAGCGCATCAGCCTGTCGTCCACCATGGGCCCGGGCATCAAGATCGATCCGGCCTCCATCTCGGCCTGATCCATCGACTTCGGTCGATAGGATATGAGGGCGGCGACCGCAGGGTCGCCGCCCTTTTTTCTTGCGTATTGCTCGTTCGGCTAGACGAAGCTAGGCTTTGGCTAGCCGGAGAAACGCCATGGCCTTTCACGTCCGAGATAAGGAGACCGATGCGCTGGTGCGGGAGCTTGCCCTGCGGCGTGGGGTTGGTCTGACAGAGGCTGTCAGGCTAGCCGTCGAGGGGGAGCTTGCACGTCAGGGGCGCGAAGTCGCAGAAAAGCGCGCGCGCGTTAGTGCCCTTCTCAATGAAGTCGATGCCTGGCCGCGCACGGGACTGAAAGCCGATAAGGCCTTCTTTGATGAACTATCCGGGGACTGATGTTCATCGACGCGTCAGCCTTCTGCGCTGTCCTGTTGGGAGAGCCGGAGCGCGACCTTCTCTTGGAGCAGATGATCTCGGCCAGCCACGCCTACACGTCCGCCATAGCTGTGTGGGAGACTGTCAGGGCGCTGTCCCGTGAGGCTGATCGGGAAATCCAGCAGGCGTCGATGATGGTCGAGACCCTTGTTGACGCCATAGACGCGGAATTGGTGGCCATCGGCATGGCGGAGCAACGGCTTGCCGTCGAAGCCTTCGAGCGATTTGGAAAAGGACGGCATCCGGCGGCGCTGAATATGGGCGACTGTTTCGCCTACGCCTGCGCTCGTCGTCTGAATGTGCCTCTACTTTTCAAGGGCAACGACTTTTCCAGGACGGACATCGGCGTCGTCGGTTGATTTCCCGCCCCGCTCATGTATAGAGCGCCACTTCCCGTCGAGACCCCGGTCCCGACGGTCCTGTCCGAGAACTTCGGGGCGAGGGGGCCACCCTTGCCATAAATGCTGGAGAGCCCTCCAGCGCCGTGGGGAGATGGGGATGCAGACGACGCACGGTCGGCCCGGGATTCCGGGACGGACCCCCGTCAGAGCCTCCTTCGGACATTGCTACCCGGCCTGAACGCTTCGCGGCGACGCGTGGCGCATGGGTCGTCTCGACGTCGGGAATAAGCCCGGCGGCGAACCTCAAGACTGGAGACCGCAATGGATCGCGCACAAAAAGCCGAGTCGATCGAGTCGCTGAAAGGCGTCTTCGCCGAGGCTGGCAGCGTGGTCGTGGCCCACAACCTGGGCCTGACCGTTGCGGAAATGGAAGACCTGCGGGGCCGTCTGCGCACCGCCGGTGGATCGTTCAAGGTGGTCAAGAACCGCCTGGCGCTGAAGGCGCTCGAGGCGGACGACGGCAGCGACTACCACGGCCTGTTCAAGGGTCCCGTGGGCATCGCCTATGCCGACAACCCCGCCACGGCCGCCAAGGTGACGACCGAGTTCGCCAAGGGCAATGACCGTTTCGTCATCGTCGGTGGCTTCATGGGCGACACCGTCGTCGATCCGAAGGGCGTGGACAGCCTGTCCAAACTGCCGACGCTCGACGAAATCCGCGCCTCGCTGCTCGGCCTGCTCAACGCCCCCGCGACCAAGATCGCCGGCGTCGTGCAAGCCCCGGCTGCCCAACTGGCCCGAGTGTTCAACGCCTATGCCACCAAGGAAGCCGCGTAAGCGACCTCTCTTCCATCTCTGCAAACCCTCTCTAACCAACCCAATCCTCCGAAGGAAAACTGACCATGGCCGACCTGTCCAAGATCGTCGACGACCTGTCCTCGCTGACCGTCCTCGAAGCCGCCGAACTGTCCAAGCTGCTGGAAGAAAAGTGGGGCGTCAGCGCCGCTGCTCCGGTCGCGATGGCGATGCCCGCCGGTGGCGGTGCCGCTGCTCCGGCTGAAGCCGCCGAAGAGCAAACCGAATTCACCGTCGTGCTCGTCTCGGGCGGCGACAAGAAGATCAACGTCATCAAGGAAGTCCGTGGCGTGCGTTCGGACCTGGGTCTGAAGGAAGCCAAGGACCTGGTCGAAGGCGCTCCGCAGAACGTCGTCGAGAACGTCTCCAAGCAGAACGCCGACGAAGTCGCCAAGAAGCTGACCGAAGCCGGCGCGACCGTCCAGATCAAGTAAGCGACGTCTCAGCCCTGCTGAGATCAAAGGCCCGGCGGGAAACCGCCGGGCCTTTTCGTGTCTGGAGCCCCGGAAAGGTCTTCGCACGGCTTTGCAGGAGCGGTGCGGCCTCCCCATCTGTCGCCCTCAACAGGAGACCGCAGATGAATATCCTCATGGTGCTGACGTCGCACGACCAACTCGGCGACACGGGCAAGAAGACCGGCTTCTGGCTGGAGGAGTTCGCGGCGCCCTACTATGCGCTGAAGGACGCCGGGGCCGAGATCGTACTGGCCTCGCCCAAGGGCGGGCAGCCGCCGCTGGACCCCAAGAGTGACGAACCCGACGCCCAGAGCGAGGACACCCATCGCTTCAAGGCCGACCCCGAGGCCCAGGCGGCCTTGGCGTCGACGGTCGTGCTGTCGTCGGTCAAGGCCGAGGATTTCGACGCCGTCTTCTATCCGGGCGGACACGGGCCGCTGTGGGACCTGGCCAATGACGCGGACTCCATCGCCCTGATCGAGGCCTTCGCCCAGGCCGACAAACCGACCGGTTTCGTCTGCCACGCGCCGGGCGTGCTGAAGTCGGTCAAGGCCGCGGACGGCAAGGCGCTGGTCGACGGGCGCAAGGTGACGGGCTTCACCAACACCGAGGAAGAGGCCGTAGGCCTGACCGACGTGGTGCCCTTCCTGGTCGAGAACGTGCTGATCGCCAACGGCGGCGACTATTCCAAGGGTCCGGACTGGGGCTCCTATGTGCTGGTCGACGGCAAGCTGGTGACCGGCCAGAACCCGGGCTCGTCGCGCGAGGCGGCCGAGGCCCTGCTGGGTCTGCTCAAGGCCT is a window encoding:
- a CDS encoding type II toxin-antitoxin system VapB family antitoxin, encoding MAFHVRDKETDALVRELALRRGVGLTEAVRLAVEGELARQGREVAEKRARVSALLNEVDAWPRTGLKADKAFFDELSGD
- a CDS encoding hemolysin family protein translates to MLLIAIVVVLLLVVLNGLFAATEMAVVSSRKSKLQSRAERGDRGARAALKLSEDPTHFLSAVQVGITLIGILAGAYGQAAIAGELDLILEAAFPALAAYTEIFSTLLVVICITYVSLIVGELVPKRLALIFPESIAAKMAAPISTVAIVLHPFVVLLTASTSGILKIMGVRDRDGSDVTQEEVETMIAEGTSAGLIEPEEQTMIEEILRLGDRPIRVAMTPRHEVFWVALDDSEAVLREEVRTCPYSRIVVARENDVDNPLGVVHKKDLLDSLLDNGEFNIEKHVQTPAFIPQSTSVLKALEILKASKVHMAFLVDEFGAFEGVVTATDLLEMIAGDFDEGHDAKEALIRMREDGSWLVDGQTDLDELADELGEDFGEAEGFHTVAGLVLHHLSRVPDEGEILQLGRFEVEVVDMDDRRIDKLIFKQLVKAEDERDAVAAHHDH
- the rplA gene encoding 50S ribosomal protein L1, coding for MSKPTKRMKAFNADTLALMTVSDAIAAVKANASAKFDESIEIAVNLGVDPRHADQQVRGVVNLPSGTGRDVRVAVFAKDAKAAEALAAGADIVGAEDLYEKINGGFMDFDRVIASPDMMALVGRLGKVLGPRGLMPNPKVGTVTPNVAQAVKDAKGGAVEFRVEKAGIAHGGIGKASFTQEALEANVRAYVDALQRARPTGAKGTYVKRISLSSTMGPGIKIDPASISA
- a CDS encoding glutathione S-transferase family protein, with product MILIGQYDSPYVRRVGIALTLYGFAFEHRPWSTFGEADQIARFNPLSRVPTLVLEDGSVVVESAYVLDWLDERVRDEGREALIPRSGPARRQALYDTGLAMGLSDKVVALFYESVLHEATSAIWLERCRTQVRRSLEVLEARRSPITGAWLSGTLSHADIALGCAVLHARAALTTAMLPGLAWETWPGLIAHAGRCQDLPVFQAVHQPFTGPSGR
- a CDS encoding pilus assembly protein TadG-related protein, which encodes MIFALVAPAIILLVGFGIDLSRYQALRSVTQDAVDAAVLAGAASGIQELDALETLVTQYLEPNLNQGGQRINAGYTVAVTQEPGQRLQAVLTGEVDTLFGSVFNIPRLPLVVDAVAERGAADGVELVMVLDNTWSMSASAGSTTRINALKSSARILTNALMTTDVDNVKFGVVPYAEYVNVGTSNRSASWISVPPDYSSTSTPSPRVCTQVPVTTTTCTGGVRGTCTRFKDGVPESYACWTTPQTCRTTPVTPAQTRESCTGGGSPVTTRYSWYGCVYSRNTGTLRLNDTRPETVYKGFLGTSQTCLNPIQTLTDQKATVLTTIDNLVVNVGSYRPETHIPSGLIWGVNVLSPTQPFIEGAAYSPGNRAPRKILVLMTDGENTLRFNPGDGRHLTLSTNAATAATQKRATNDDVASICAYAKSKEIEIFTVGLAVDTEAAQTLLSDCASDSDHYFDATDATSLEAAFTGIAASINAVRLVE
- a CDS encoding carboxylesterase/lipase family protein, coding for MFLRFCLLLVVFVGGCATHPGTVDHVRFAADRSFVSVQTDAGVVRGVQGAGTRAFLGVPYAAPPIGDLRWRGPRAPEPWTGVRDATRIGSDCTQALGREAILGGGGGLVVGSEDCLFVNIYGPVPDHVRDDKALKPVMVYLHGGAFTIGAGANYDPSRLAVEQDRVVVTVNFRLGALGWLALPTFGSEGEGVGGNWGLMDQQAALRWVQANIAAFGGDPGDVTLFAESSGAWSACYLMASPGSEGLYHRVILQSGPCLEPSSLNAAADQAGPGASFAANLGCPGPDAAACLRRTPAWRIARGASTRSGINGPGSWGPVYGDALVPLSPPEAFAQGAFTRVPVIVGSNTDEGRLFAVEVRDMDRYAKETHWLYGEAGARALDRYPVGAEGPAATIAQSFTDSRFACPADALRRLLARHVPVHGYEFADRAVPFILPDWVTGLDMGAYHASELASVFGTSWIFTDTRRWTPAQRSLSDRMMGLWAGLGHDPDFETRWPKVSDGGGPVLVFDPTGDRVDATFHDRHQCGFWGGTALGPAEPS
- a CDS encoding L,D-transpeptidase, whose amino-acid sequence is MIRLSLASALLASVALSACDTPEPAQSPPTTPPTQASAPAGASGPLSAQAIERAVWTPAEDPAAPAGAAASAQAPTAPGDEGAAAAATTPPRPEIIRAQILLERARFSPGAIDGLGGDNTSQAVAAFEEANGLPVDGKLDDQVFARLIQGAGTVMTTYAITAADIAGPFEPNIPTDLVAQSELNALSYRTPLEMLAERFHVTEGLLTALNPGVNFAQAGQTLVVPAVAEQPLPAAVTRIAIDKAEGSLRAFGEDGTLLAFYPATVGSTARPAPTGRLTVVGVAPEPNYTYDPSRVSYDRGDKRVVVPAGPNNPVGSVWIDLSRDTYGIHGTPEPSKIAKTASSGCVRLTNWSAEQLAKAVKPGVEVIFS
- a CDS encoding glycine zipper 2TM domain-containing protein produces the protein MKTILTLSAVTGATLLLGACATTDGYASRCERDYAENQRYATASGAALGALAGAAIAGDGNREQGAAIGALAGGLLGNQLSERDDPCGYGFGGYNRDGRYGYERVPQRGDYGYYPGPRRY
- the rplK gene encoding 50S ribosomal protein L11 is translated as MAKKILGYIKLQVPAGSATPSPPIGPALGQRGVNIMGFVKEFNARTEKEVKGTPLPTVITVYQDKSFTFVTKTPPATHYIKQAVGITSGAKLTGRETVGSITRTQLREIAEKKMKDLNANDLDAAARIIEGSAKAIGLNIVEA
- the secE gene encoding preprotein translocase subunit SecE, which translates into the protein MAKPQFPGRRTGNPAARAKPQIANAAAASTVTLDAPAPKKRTSPGQFINQVQAEAKKIVWPSRKETWITSVMVFIMVAIAVVFFWAVDTALGWLSTIILAIGQ
- the nusG gene encoding transcription termination/antitermination protein NusG; protein product: MTDAAPDTKVASNPRHKWYIVHAYSNFEKKVAQHIRDQAKQRDLEECFSEILVPTEDVVEIRRGRKVNSERKFFPGYVLVKMELTDDAYHLVKDTPKVTGFLGAAGGTKPLPVSEREVQAIIGAVEEGVERPKPTIRFDIGETVKVIDGPFASFDGQVESVDEDAARLRVAVSIFGRPTPVDLEYSQVEKNAA